A single genomic interval of Sebastes umbrosus isolate fSebUmb1 chromosome 11, fSebUmb1.pri, whole genome shotgun sequence harbors:
- the im:7147486 gene encoding zinc finger protein Xfin: protein MMLGLQGSTSSPKVYRCVACSATFTGLASLLVHQATHASALSKVPAPAQPNFSPPFTLFATMDSSGEHPSPPTLLPESPSLYICDCGEEFQDFNLMLEHKRSHDSQPQPLQDSNSVLSSGAGCDDVFPTQRVSFIPIVTQPGLVLSCPSTSRLPAVELPTLTDHKADVSLKDGIAIVTTPQGQCTPPQNDSEKQLENITATAEHIPDTVEDICLQDQTNSVLSSEKGKSLPGNNSLMKLLASAYMKQFRHPLSPNQNSEVKTVTPKQEVVPVDITPVAKTEVPPTSDLSIAELRRLLAKPGIKTKAPSISKVLESSKKKVVSLTKTFSPVVVLETRQKLIGHGSNGTFGRYQCGRCRRVFPNLDKLTEHHFLHKKERIKCCRRCKQLIIGRLPLPDNHVCPQLGNKSMQPSSSFKNKIPFGQKILPFHSLNNSKKVFFCPLCKHSYARRWNLKMHKCQGPGSAPSPQANPSIQRMPVLRSNSEAKTDADVKAGSLLNKSVAVGTEVTGRIKVEVTSQNSEQQLAWTPPAKSFSPFYPKSPVMEEHENASLCVTSHQQGDENTSWDSATVDNEDSDEGEWTMPLDDEMEVLDSTKDAGNDREVKKSAGTAPPSLRYFVSDGVKRYPCTRCQKTYSRPSTLRRHLRLCGFRPRVTGPVAQSGGQGATLLTANNTKPMFDCFVCGKTFNRKDNMMVHRRKCQMQRTIADGGQVDSSGTAQQSMSGTATDCQTEEDDGGNWGIMSLPSVLPRRVTCECGVGFTSPRLLLEHLQKHARESYTCPTCGETVNSWADYEVHLQIHMHPRHQLLKGIQPSQPLLLRFQQQPPQLQPSQPVHQPQPKQHRTEPVQNTTKKQQRIVCSRCCNTFSTRCSLRRHLSWNRCKGVRATNPANPPKTYHCSNCNSDFPNTISLMFHQRSGACKPAVKPVRCPACLRWFGTMDGLQKHLLTHKTDKTQKQSDLYRCDVCQGTYPNLKSLKNHRRRIHRIMAGDTKPKTQEQLTS, encoded by the coding sequence ATGATGCTCGGGTTACAAGGAAGCACTTCATCCCCCAAAGTGTATCGTTGTGTGGCGTGTTCAGCTACCTTCACTGGATTGGCCTCCTTGCTAGTACATCAGGCAACCCATGCTAGTGCACTCTCCAAGGTTCCTGCCCCTGCACAGCCTAACTTCAGCCCACCTTTCACACTGTTTGCAACTATGGACTCATCCGGCGAGCACCCCAGTCCACCAACACTCTTGCCTGAGTCACCttctttatatatttgtgaTTGCGGAGAGGAGTTTCAGGACTTCAATCTTATGCTGGAGCATAAGCGCTCACATGACTCTCAACCACAGCCACTGCAAGATAGTAATAGCGTTCTCTCTAGTGGAGCAGGGTGCGATGACGTCTTTCCCACCCAGCGTGTATCATTCATTCCAATTGTGACTCAGCCAGGCTTGGTCCTTAGTTGCCCCTCTACCTCAAGGTTGCCAGCTGTCGAACTACCCACAttaacagaccataaagcagatgTAAGCCTGAAGGATGGCATTGCCATAGTAACCACTCCTCAAGGCCAGTGTACACCCCCTCAAAATGACAGTGAGAAACAACTTGAGAACATAACAGCCACAGCAGAGCACATACCAGATACTGTAGAGGACATTTGTTTGCAGGACCAAACAAATTCTGTTCTCAGCAGCGAAAAGGGTAAAAGTTTGCCAGGAAATAACTCCCTAATGAAGCTGTTGGCATCAGCATACATGAAGCAATTTCGACATCCTCTGTCTCCGAATCAAAACAGTGAAGTGAAAACAGTTACCCCCAAACAAGAAGTCGTCCCGGTTGATATAACACCAGTAGCAAAAACTGAGGTGCCCCCGACCAGCGATCTCTCGATAGCAGAGTTAAGGCGGCTGCTTGCAAAACCTGGTATAAAGACAAAAGCTCCATCCATCAGCAAAGTCCTTGAGTCCAGTAAGAAGAAGGTTGTGTCTCTGACTAAGACTTTCTCACCTGTTGTGGTTCTTGAAACTCGTCAAAAGCTCATTGGTCATGGCAGTAATGGCACATTTGGGAGATATCAATGTGGCCGCTGTCGAAGGGTCTTTCCAAACTTGGACAAGCTGACAGAGCATCATTTCTTGCACAAAAAAGAGAGGATTAAATGTTGTCGTCGCTGCAAACAGCTGATCATTGGGCGGCTGCCTTTACCTGACAATCACGTATGCCCTCAGTTAGGAAACAAGAGCATGCAGCCATCAAGCTCTTTTAAAAATAAGATACCATTTGGCCAAAAAATATTGCCATTCCATAGTCTAAACAATtcaaaaaaagttttcttttgTCCATTGTGCAAGCACAGCTACGCACGGAGGTGGAACCTCAAAATGCACAAGTGCCAGGGCCCAGGCTCAGCCCCCTCTCCGCAGGCCAATCCCTCCATTCAGAGAATGCCAGTACTGAGATCAAACAGTGAAGCCAAAACGGATGCAGATGTTAAAGCTGGATCTCTACTCAACAAGAGTGTTGCCGTGGGCACCGAAGTTACTGGTCGCATCAAGGTCGAGGTGACCTCTCAAAATTCAGAGCAGCAGTTGGCCTGGACTCCTCCAGCAAAAAGCTTCTCACCATTCTACCCCAAATCTCCCGTGATGGAGGAGCACGAGAacgcctctctgtgtgtgacttCGCACCAGCAAGGAGATGAAAACACTAGCTGGGATTCAGCCACAGTTGATAATGAAGACAGTGATGAAGGGGAGTGGACAATGCCCTTGGATGATGAAATGGAGGTGCTTGACTCTACAAAAGATGCAGGTAACGACAGAGAGGTGAAGAAGTCCGCAGGAACGGCGCCCCCTAGCCTGCGCTATTTTGTCAGTGATGGTGTAAAACGTTACCCTTGTACCAGGTGTCAGAAAACCTACAGTCGCCCATCTACTTTGAGGCGCCATCTACGGCTGTGTGGATTTAGGCCGCGTGTAACTGGGCCTGTAGCACAGAGTGGTGGTCAGGGTGCCACTCTTCTAACTGCCAACAATACGAAACCAATGTTTGATTGTTTTGTCTGTGGGAAGACCTTTAACCGCAAAGATAACATGATGGTTCACAGAAGGAAATGTCAGATGCAACGAACAATTGCAGATGGTGGACAGGTGGATAGTAGCGGGACTGCGCAGCAGAGTATGTCGGGCACTGCAACAGACTGTCAAACcgaggaggatgatggaggCAACTGGGGCATCATGTCGCTGCCCTCGGTGCTTCCCCGGAGGGTGACGTGCGAATGCGGGGTCGGATTTACATCTCCAAGGCTTCTCCTGGAGCATCTGCAGAAGCATGCACGAGAATCCTACACATGTCCGACTTGTGGAGAGACTGTTAATTCCTGGGCAGACTACGAAGTTCACCTGCAGATCCACATGCATCCTCGTCACCAGCTGCTGAAGGGAATACAGCCATCACAACCTCTATTGCTTAGATTTCAGCAACAGCCGCCTCAGCTGCAGCCATCTCAGCCAGTGCATCAGCCTCAACCGAAGCAGCATCGCACAGAGCCGGttcaaaatacaacaaagaagCAGCAGCGGATTGTATGCTCGCGATGTTGCAACACTTTCTCCACTCGCTGTTCCCTTCGTAGGCACCTATCCTGGAATCGATGCAAGGGTGTACGGGCCACAAATCCCGCAAACCCGCCCAAGACGTATCACTGTTCCAACTGCAACTCTGACTTCCCGAACACAATCAGTTTGATGTTTCACCAGAGGAGCGGGGCTTGCAAGCCCGCCGTCAAGCCTGTGCGTTGCCCTGCTTGCCTTCGCTGGTTTGGCACCATGGACGGTTTGCAGAAACACCTGCTGACtcacaaaacagacaaaactcAGAAACAGTCTGACTTATATCGCTGTGACGTCTGCCAGGGCACATACCCGAACCTGAAATCACTCAAAAACCACCGCAGGAGGATTCATCGCATCATGGCTGGAGACACCAAGccaaaaacacaagagcagCTGACTTCTTAA
- the LOC119497561 gene encoding uncharacterized protein LOC119497561, with the protein MMQGGRQNVLEDGLGRGLLNAGRFCFSCEQIFANRKCLEEHYCTAASHICSCGTEFVEYKDMLEHSTTHEPGHQVLDHETIKKRRIEKRIEEEQQLKRIHAGEVVWKAPRLGSAPSMSLPAKPLMQSPFTSARMPQVPMQSAQISQVPQLHRSPSQVPLLPKPREKDMQNIFAGVGAPTVDLWTVYQPVVLLRTMRTFKKTKPYTCSKCGQCFMTAATLIAHHSLHVTDKVAGCIGCGLLLSSKKMVPRYHVCKGPNTLTSKFRIITARPLNMKLPNEVMAARSPSVHGSWPTSQNPSAATKGSRAPLMISSLQLQNQKMSTYNKSNRGLHVSPSLQVRSPTLSAFSKSTQGRPVTPSALLKTPTQSASGVSSKPVQASSASNGYACRVCYLPFESAQLLQRHKCAKAQEFMATHVQGGKRHFKLKRVTPAMSPYPAQMNGERKLGVPTSGNMKINQVMAIGLDKGQEAAPVNGKTGASMDDDCYIVESRPDKPAEMIYQVTSSVPIKT; encoded by the coding sequence ATGATGCAGGGAGGAAGGCAAAATGTCCTGGAGGACGGCTTAGGCAGAGGCTTGCTGAACGCCGGACGGTTTTGCTTCAGCTGTGAGCAGATATTTGCAAATCGAAAATGCCTGGAGGAACACTATTGCACTGCTGCAAGTCACATCTGCTCATGTGGAACCGAGTTTGTTGAATACAAAGACATGCTGGAACACAGCACTACACATGAACCAGGACACCAAGTGCTTGATCATGAAACAATAAAGAAGCGCAGAATTGAGAAGCGCATAGAAGAGGAACAGCAGCTGAAAAGAATACACGCCGGCGAGGTTGTCTGGAAGGCGCCTAGATTGGGCAGTGCGCCATCAATGTCTTTGCCAGCGAAGCCTTTGATGCAGTCACCCTTTACATCAGCTCGCATGCCACAAGTTCCCATGCAGTCTGCGCAGATTTCCCAAGTGCCTCAGTTGCACCGCTCACCGTCACAAGTACCTTTGCTCCCAAAGCCCCGTGAGAAAGACATGCAGAATATTTTTGCGGGTGTAGGTGCACCCACAGTGGATCTTTGGACAGTTTACCAGCCTGTCGTGTTGTTGCGAACGATGCGCACATTTAAGAAGACAAAGCCTTACACATGTTCTAAATGTGGGCAGTGTTTTATGACGGCGGCCACTCTCATCGCCCACCACAGCTTACATGTCACTGATAAAGTTGCTGGCTGTATAGGAtgtgggctgctgctctccaGCAAGAAGATGGTGCCTCGCTACCATGTTTGTAAGGGACCCAACACCCTAACTAGCAAATTCAGAATCATCACTGCGAGACCGCTGAATATGAAGTTGCCAAATGAAGTTATGGCAGCGCGGAGTCCAAGTGTTCATGGGTCTTGGCCCACTTCCCAGAATCCCAGTGCAGCCACTAAAGGCAGTCGGGCACCTCTTATGATTTCCTCCCTGCAGTTGCAAAACCAGAAAATGAGTACATACAATAAAAGCAATCGGGGGCTTCATGTCTCGCCATCCCTGCAGGTGAGGAGTCCAACTCTCAGTGCGTTCAGTAAAAGCACTCAAGGGCGTCCTGTCACTCCCTCTGCGCTGTTGAAGACGCCCACACAATCTGCATCAGGTGTATCGAGCAAACCAGTGCAGGCATCCTCCGCATCGAACGGGTACGCATGCCGAGTCTGTTATCTTCCTTTTGAATCTGCTCAGCTGCTACAGAGGCACAAGTGTGCCAAAGCACAGGAGTTCATGGCGACGCACGTGCAAGGCGGCAAACGGCATTTCAAGCTGAAGAGGGTGACACCGGCGATGAGCCCGTATCCTGCTCAGATGAATGGTGAGAGAAAACTTGGGGTTCCAACTTCTGGCAACATGAAGATAAACCAAGTCATGGCTATCGGTCTGGACAAAGGGCAAGAGGCGGCTCCCGTGAATGG